GTAACGATCTATGATACTCCGATGCTAGATGAGTTGGAAAATGGCGAATGGCCTAGCTTTATTACAGCGTTTAAACGCTTAAGAGATGACCATCCAAATGAGCGCATTAATTCAATGGTTGGCGGACTATTAGGCCAACTGGAACATTCCTACGAAACTCGTATGGGTTGGTGGAAAGGTGGAACAGTTTCTGTCTTCGGTTATGGCGGTGGTATTATTCCTCGTTTCTCTGAAGTGGCTGAACACTTCCCTGAGTCAAAAGAATTCCACACAGTACGTGTACAGCCACCTGCGGGCAACTTCTACACTGCTGACATCCTGAATCAATTAGCTGACGATTGGGAAGCTCACGGTTCTGGTTTGCAAACATTCCACGGTCAGACTGGTAACATCATGTTTATCGGTGCAACCACGGATGAAATGCAACCATTCTTTGACAAAGTTAACTCCTATGGTTGGGATTTAGGTGGTGCTGGACCTTGTGTTCGTACTGCAATGGCCTGTGTTGGTGCTGCTCGTTGTGAACATTCTTGTACTAACGAACACGGCATGATGCGTCACTTGGTTAACGAATTCCAAGATGACCTGCACAGACCTGCTCTACCTTACAAATTTAAAGTAAAAGTCTCTGGTTGTCCTAACGACTGTACCAATGCCATTGAACGTGCTGATATGGCCGTGATTGGTATTTGGCGTGATGAGATGAAAGTTGACCAAACAGAAGTGAAAGCATTTGTTGCTGACAAAGGCCGTGACTACGTTATTGATAATGTCACTGACCGTTGCCCTACCAATGCCATTAAACTGGCAGATGATGACACTTTAGTGGTTAACAACAAAGAATGTGTTCGTTGTATGCATTGTATCAATGTTATGACTAAAGCCTTAGCGCCTGGTGATGACAAGGGTGTGACCATCCTAATCGGTGGTAAGCGTACCCTGAAAATTGGTGACATGATGGGTACTGTTGTCGCACCTTTCTTGAAAGTAGACACCATGGAAGAAATCGAATATCTGGTTGAACTGACTGGTGAAATGATTGATTTCTTCGCAGAAAATGCTTTAGAGCATGAACGTACCGGTGAAATGATTGAGCGTATCGGCCTGGTTAACTACCTTGAAGGTATCGGTCTTGACTTAGATCCCAACATGGTTAGCGAACCTCGTCAGTGTTCATACGTACGTATGGATGGCTGGGACGAAGAAGTTAAAAAGTGGTATGACA
This genomic window from sulfur-oxidizing endosymbiont of Gigantopelta aegis contains:
- the dsrA gene encoding dissimilatory-type sulfite reductase subunit alpha translates to MLDELENGEWPSFITAFKRLRDDHPNERINSMVGGLLGQLEHSYETRMGWWKGGTVSVFGYGGGIIPRFSEVAEHFPESKEFHTVRVQPPAGNFYTADILNQLADDWEAHGSGLQTFHGQTGNIMFIGATTDEMQPFFDKVNSYGWDLGGAGPCVRTAMACVGAARCEHSCTNEHGMMRHLVNEFQDDLHRPALPYKFKVKVSGCPNDCTNAIERADMAVIGIWRDEMKVDQTEVKAFVADKGRDYVIDNVTDRCPTNAIKLADDDTLVVNNKECVRCMHCINVMTKALAPGDDKGVTILIGGKRTLKIGDMMGTVVAPFLKVDTMEEIEYLVELTGEMIDFFAENALEHERTGEMIERIGLVNYLEGIGLDLDPNMVSEPRQCSYVRMDGWDEEVKKWYDKKAEAATA